Within Candidatus Krumholzibacteriia bacterium, the genomic segment ATATCATCCGGCGCGAGTACACCGAGAACGTGCGCCGCAAGAGTTTCATCATCAGCACGCTGCTGGTGCCGGTGCTCATGCTGGTGTTCTTCGTGGTGCCGGTGCTCTTTGCGCTGGTCGTGCCCGACAAGAGCTACCGGGTGGCGGTCCTGGACCAGACCGGGGAAGTGGGCGACGGGATTGCCGCCGCGCTCTCCGACACGCTCAAGGATGGCAGCGCCAAGTACCTGGTGGCGGCCATGTCCGTCCCCGGCGATGCCTTTGCCCAGGCGCGCGCCGCCCGCGTGGAGGCGCTGCGCACGGGTGAGTTGGACATCGTGATTGCCATTCCGGCCAGCATCTACGAAGACGGGAAAGCCACCTACATCACGCGCGAAGAACGCAACATGAACGTGCTGGAGCGGTTTCAGGAGATCATCACCGACGTGGTGATTCAACAGCGGTTGGCGGGAGAAGGGCTCGACTACGAGCGGGTGAAGTCGCTCACCGCCGGGATCGACCTGGACATGCAGCAGGTGACCGCACAGGGCGGCCTGGAGCAGAAGAGTTTCCTCGCCGACTACGGCATGGTGTTCATCTTCACCATGATCCTGTATACGTCGCTGCTGTCGTGGGGCATGACCATCTCCAAGAGCATCATCGAGGAGAAGGGTTCGCGCGTCATCGAGGTGCTCCTGAGCGCGGTGACGCCGCGCGACCTGATGTGGGGCAAGCTGATCGGCGTGGGGTTGGCGGGGCTCACCCAGCTTGGACTGTGGGCGCTGATGGGGATGGGTTTTGCGGGATTCGCCGCCTCGGGATCCGTGGCCATGCTCTCCTCGTTGCAGATCGCGCCCTCGGTGTTCGTCTATCTGA encodes:
- a CDS encoding ABC transporter permease, translating into MKVKYIIRREYTENVRRKSFIISTLLVPVLMLVFFVVPVLFALVVPDKSYRVAVLDQTGEVGDGIAAALSDTLKDGSAKYLVAAMSVPGDAFAQARAARVEALRTGELDIVIAIPASIYEDGKATYITREERNMNVLERFQEIITDVVIQQRLAGEGLDYERVKSLTAGIDLDMQQVTAQGGLEQKSFLADYGMVFIFTMILYTSLLSWGMTISKSIIEEKGSRVIEVLLSAVTPRDLMWGKLIGVGLAGLTQLGLWALMGMGFAGFAASGSVAMLSSLQIAPSVFVYLIVFFLLGFMLFSSLFMTVGSVCTTDQDAQQLQGLITLPMIVPILCLMLLIQSPNSGLAVVLSMIPLFAPMIMLARIILLEPPLWQILLSMALILASVYFTIGFAARVFRVGILMYGKRPSLRELVHWYRLAG